The DNA window TCGAGCTGCGGAGCGGCTCGGGCCGGCAGCGCAGCCGATGGCGGCGGCGACGCGCGGCTCGGAACGTGGTCGGTGGGCTCGGAAGCCTTGGCGGGCCGCTTCGCCGCCCCTCCGGTCGACTTGAACTGGAACATCACGTCGCCGAACCCGACGCGATCGCCGTCGCTCAGCACCGACTTGGTGATCTTGCCGCCCCCGACGGTGCTGCCGTTGGAGCTGCCCAGGTCTTCGACGGTCCACGTCGAGCCCGATCGAGTGATCTTCGCGTGGCGCCGCGAGATCGACGCGTCCTCGAGCACGATGTCGTTGCCCGCGACGCGACCGACCGTGACGACCTCCTTGTCGAGCGCGAACGACTCACCGCGATAAGGACCGTCGAGCGCGACGAGGCGAGCGGAGGCGGCTTCTGCAGCGCCTTCTTTGCCGGCCTCGTCGAGCACCTCGACGTCGAAGCTCCCGATGCGGACGCGGTCGCCCGCCACGACGGGCTTCGGCCCGCGGATACGCACGCCTGCGACGAGCACCCCGTTGGCGCTCTTCATGTCGCGCACGATGAGGCGGCCCTCCTGGTACTCGAAGCACGCGTGCCGCCGCGAGACGCTGTTCTCCTTCAGCACGAGCTCGTTCTCGGCCGTCCGGCCCGCGTGAACCGGTCGGCTCGGCGACACGTCCAGCCGCGCCACCGTGTTGCCCTTGCGGTCACGAACCACGAGCGTCGCCATCGCTCAAAACCCGCCGCGAGCGCCGACGCGCGGCGCCTTCACTCGCGGAACATCGAGTTGCCCACGGCCACACCTGCCGCACGCAGTTGCTCGACGAAGGGCGGGACGTATCCGCTCGGCACCCATCGTCCGACGAGCGCGCCGTTGGCGTCGACGCCGCCGCTCTGGAGCACGAACACGTCGGCGCTCGCGTACCCGCCATCGTTCGCGCCGTCGACCACGTGCACGGAGGTCACGCGGCGAACGCCGTCCGACTGCCGCGCGATACCGACCACGACGTGAATGGCCGCCCCGACCAGCGCGCGAACCGAATGACTGCTCGACTCGCCGGCCAGCGCCGCACACTGCTCCAGCCGTGTCAGCGATTCGCGCGGACCGGGAGCAGCGATGGACAGCACCACGCCGTCGCGACCGGCCGCGGCTTCCACGGCGTCGCGCGTCTCGGCGCCGCGCAGGTCCCCGACGAACAGGCGGTCGGCGCGCGCACGCAGCGCCGCCCCGAGGACCTGCCGCATGGGAACCGGCGACGCGCCGTCGGCGCCGCTGCTCGCCTCGAGCGTCACGACGTGGCTCGGCGCGGCGACCTCGGGCGCCGGCTCGACCAGGAGCACGCGCTCGCTGCCGCTCGTCGCCGCGCACAACGCCGACACCAGCGTCGCCGCATCCATCGAAGACGAGCCCGCCACGAGCACATTGCGCCGCGCGGCCATGCACGCTTCGAGGAACTCGGCCACGCCCTGCGACATCGCGCCCGCCGAGACGAGGGCCGAGAGCGACGACGCGGTCCGCCTCGCACGACGCAGCGAAAGGAACGCACCTCGCACGGCGACGGGCGCGAGGATCGCGGTCAGCGCCGTCCCATCCGCGAGGCGAGCGTCGACGACGGGACCCGTGAGGTCGCGCCCGAGCGGCGCGATCATGCGACGCACTGCCGTCACGATCGCGTCCTCCGACGAGAACGCGCGCTCGGTGGTCTCGAGGCGACCGTCGCGCTCCACGACGACCGGCTCGGTACCGTTGACGTGGATCTCGGTGACGGCGTCGTCGGCGAGCAGCTCTTCGAGCGCACCGAGGCCCACCGCTTCGTGCAGCGCGTCGCGCGCGAGCCCGCTCCGGTCCGCCGCCGGCGGCAACGCGCCCTCGCCGGCCATGCGCTCGACGACTTGCGCGATGGCACGCTCGGCACGGTCCCAATGGCCTTCGTCACGGAGCTGGGCGACGTCCACCGACCGGACGTCGAGCGACTGCGCGACACGATCGAGGATCGACCGCAGCACGTTCGGCGGTCCGCCCGACGGCGGTGGCGGCGCCGGACGCGCAGCCGGCACAGCAGCCGCGGCTGCGGGCGCGGCGCCACCCTGCACCGGACGCAACGGAGGCACGGCAGCCGGCCCGCGCGCGAGCGGTCCCGACGACGGCACGGGCGGCCCCGGGACGCGCGAGGGCCCGCGCGCGCCCTGAGGGGGGCCCATGGGCGAAGCCGCAGGCACGGGCGGCGCGGGCGCAGAGGGCACCGCGGCCGGGCCCGAAGCTCGCCCCACGGCGGCGGGCGCCGGGACGGCGCGAACGGGCGCCGCAGCCGCAGCCATGGCTCCCCCTCCCGCGGCCGAGTACTCCTCGGAGGGCTCCTCTTCGAGCGGGAAACGTTCGGGGCTGCGCTGTTGGGGGGGCGGGCCGGGAACGGGCGACGCGGTGCTCCGCCGAACGGCGGCCTGTGGCCCACCCATCGCGGCTGCCGATGCGACGCCACCCATCGGCGTCGCTGCGACGGGCGGAGGTCCCATCGGCGGCGGCCCCATCGGCGGCGGCCCCATCGGTGGTGCGCCCATCGGTGGTGCGCCCATCGGCGGCGGCGCGGCCATCGGCGGCGCCCCCATGGGCGCGCTCATCGGCGCGCCCATCGGTCCTCCCAGCGGAGGCGGACCCATCGCCACCGGCGCGGCCGCGGGCGTGGGCATCGCGGGCGGCGACGCCACGAC is part of the Deltaproteobacteria bacterium genome and encodes:
- a CDS encoding FHA domain-containing protein is translated as MATLVVRDRKGNTVARLDVSPSRPVHAGRTAENELVLKENSVSRRHACFEYQEGRLIVRDMKSANGVLVAGVRIRGPKPVVAGDRVRIGSFDVEVLDEAGKEGAAEAASARLVALDGPYRGESFALDKEVVTVGRVAGNDIVLEDASISRRHAKITRSGSTWTVEDLGSSNGSTVGGGKITKSVLSDGDRVGFGDVMFQFKSTGGAAKRPAKASEPTDHVPSRASPPPSAALPARAAPQLDAIRPPPPREMPEPTPLVPAVSPMRPMPASGLELPTGPAPAFDDEGAAPAAGGRIVQIVLLLAGFFALAGLSAAVAWILTE
- the tadA gene encoding Flp pilus assembly complex ATPase component TadA; the encoded protein is MFTLVITEKGGAQKRMDFDKSEITIGRVQGNDVILPKGNVSKRHSRIVLKDNRFIVVDLKSTNGTYVNGRKITSPLVVKSGDKIYIGDFILTLEEAAGAGAGAGAGAGAPSAPPPEPAAPSPPAFRSPTAAPRSVPDPAPPPLMGGPMNGPGMGPPPPMGGPPPLGAPSGPPSVVASPPAMPTPAAAPVAMGPPPLGGPMGAPMSAPMGAPPMAAPPPMGAPPMGAPPMGPPPMGPPPMGPPPVAATPMGGVASAAAMGGPQAAVRRSTASPVPGPPPQQRSPERFPLEEEPSEEYSAAGGGAMAAAAAPVRAVPAPAAVGRASGPAAVPSAPAPPVPAASPMGPPQGARGPSRVPGPPVPSSGPLARGPAAVPPLRPVQGGAAPAAAAAVPAARPAPPPPSGGPPNVLRSILDRVAQSLDVRSVDVAQLRDEGHWDRAERAIAQVVERMAGEGALPPAADRSGLARDALHEAVGLGALEELLADDAVTEIHVNGTEPVVVERDGRLETTERAFSSEDAIVTAVRRMIAPLGRDLTGPVVDARLADGTALTAILAPVAVRGAFLSLRRARRTASSLSALVSAGAMSQGVAEFLEACMAARRNVLVAGSSSMDAATLVSALCAATSGSERVLLVEPAPEVAAPSHVVTLEASSGADGASPVPMRQVLGAALRARADRLFVGDLRGAETRDAVEAAAGRDGVVLSIAAPGPRESLTRLEQCAALAGESSSHSVRALVGAAIHVVVGIARQSDGVRRVTSVHVVDGANDGGYASADVFVLQSGGVDANGALVGRWVPSGYVPPFVEQLRAAGVAVGNSMFRE